A window from Nocardioides mesophilus encodes these proteins:
- a CDS encoding endonuclease, whose protein sequence is MDPKADVRRLLEEHGTTYAAAAGIKLTDKPAPLFRLLVLTMLSSTRISAGIATEAARQLFAQGWRTPERMLASSWQQRVRALGAAGYRRYDESTATQLENLSRHLQEGYDGDLRRARPSRARGADALIEEIGSFPRIGPIGARIFCREVQAVWPEVRPFFDDRALETAQRLGLPTDPVTLAGLVPEDRVAELAAALARAHLAADPT, encoded by the coding sequence GTGGATCCGAAGGCCGACGTCCGGCGACTCCTGGAGGAGCACGGCACGACGTACGCCGCAGCCGCCGGCATCAAGCTGACCGACAAGCCCGCGCCGCTGTTCCGGCTGCTGGTGCTCACGATGCTGTCCTCGACGCGGATCTCCGCCGGCATCGCCACCGAGGCCGCCCGGCAGCTGTTCGCCCAGGGCTGGCGCACCCCGGAGCGGATGCTCGCCTCCAGCTGGCAGCAGCGCGTGCGCGCGCTCGGCGCCGCCGGCTACCGCCGCTACGACGAGAGCACCGCGACCCAGCTGGAGAACCTCAGCCGGCACCTGCAGGAGGGGTACGACGGCGACCTGCGCCGGGCCCGGCCGAGCCGGGCGCGCGGCGCCGACGCGCTGATCGAGGAGATCGGCTCGTTCCCCCGGATCGGCCCGATCGGCGCCCGGATCTTCTGCCGCGAGGTGCAGGCGGTGTGGCCCGAGGTGCGGCCGTTCTTCGACGACCGCGCCCTCGAGACCGCCCAACGCCTCGGGCTGCCCACCGATCCGGTCACGCTCGCCGGGCTGGTCCCGGAGGACCGCGTCGCCGAGCTCGCCGCGGCCCTGGCCCGGGCCCACCTCGCCGCCGACCCCACGTGA
- the selB gene encoding selenocysteine-specific translation elongation factor, translated as MYVVATAGHVDHGKSTLVTALTGSDPDRLEEEHRRGLTIELGYCWTELPGLGEVAFVDVPGHERFVSTMLAGIGPVPAVLFVVAADDPWMPQAAEHLAALDSLGVGHGVVAVTRSDLADPAPMVARVTDELARTSLRGSPVVPVSGRTGAGLDELRGRLATMLRGLPPVDPSDDVRLWVDRRFTIKGAGTVVTGTLPSGTVSRGDTLSVGGARVRVRGVQSLGRTVPAATGVARVALNLVGEDLSGLERGAALVSAGAWHRTDVLDVRLSGAATGPPERPMFHVGATAVGAHCRPLADDLVRLTLDAPLPLRVGDKALLRDPGDRRLWGVTVLDPAPPSLRRRGASRQRAAVLAPLTGAPDLASEVQRREVATVDLLRRIGVPVRQPPPGAVLADGWLMSADRADAAAAALAEAVARHAAAAPLDQALSVGALADAVGLPSPALVEAVVRPPLRVERGRVVAPRATTGLPPALEAAVDAVEEDLRDQPFAAPTADRLAELGLDARAVAAAVRAGRLLRVAPGIVLRPGAERTAVAWLAELEQPFTASQARGRLGTTRRVVLPLLDHLDRSGLTRRLPDDRRTVV; from the coding sequence ATGTACGTCGTCGCCACCGCCGGTCACGTCGACCACGGCAAGTCCACGCTGGTTACCGCGCTCACCGGCTCGGACCCGGACCGGCTCGAGGAGGAGCACCGGCGCGGGCTCACCATCGAGCTCGGCTACTGCTGGACCGAGCTGCCCGGGCTCGGCGAGGTCGCGTTCGTCGACGTACCGGGGCACGAGCGGTTCGTCTCGACGATGCTCGCCGGGATCGGCCCGGTGCCGGCGGTGCTGTTCGTGGTGGCGGCCGACGACCCGTGGATGCCGCAGGCCGCGGAGCACCTCGCCGCCCTGGACTCGCTCGGCGTCGGCCACGGCGTGGTGGCGGTGACCCGGTCCGACCTGGCCGACCCAGCCCCGATGGTCGCCCGGGTCACCGACGAGCTGGCCCGCACCTCGCTGCGCGGCTCCCCGGTGGTCCCGGTGAGCGGCCGCACCGGCGCCGGCCTCGACGAGCTGCGCGGGCGTCTGGCCACGATGCTGCGGGGGCTGCCCCCGGTCGACCCCTCCGACGACGTACGGCTCTGGGTGGACCGCCGGTTCACGATCAAGGGGGCAGGCACGGTGGTCACCGGGACGCTGCCCTCCGGCACGGTCAGCCGCGGCGACACGCTGAGCGTCGGGGGCGCCCGGGTCCGGGTCCGCGGGGTGCAGTCGCTGGGCCGGACCGTCCCCGCCGCCACCGGGGTCGCCCGGGTCGCGCTGAACCTGGTGGGTGAGGACCTGTCCGGCCTCGAGCGCGGCGCCGCCCTGGTCAGCGCCGGCGCCTGGCACCGCACCGACGTCCTCGACGTCCGGCTCAGTGGCGCCGCGACCGGCCCGCCCGAGCGGCCGATGTTCCACGTCGGCGCGACCGCGGTCGGCGCCCACTGCCGGCCGCTCGCCGACGACCTGGTGCGGCTCACCCTGGACGCTCCGCTGCCGCTGCGGGTCGGCGACAAGGCGCTGCTCCGGGACCCCGGTGACCGCCGGCTGTGGGGGGTCACCGTGCTGGACCCGGCGCCGCCGTCGTTGCGACGACGCGGCGCGTCCCGGCAGCGGGCGGCCGTGCTCGCGCCGCTCACCGGGGCGCCCGACCTGGCCTCGGAGGTGCAGCGACGCGAGGTGGCCACCGTCGACCTGCTCCGCCGGATCGGTGTGCCGGTCCGGCAACCACCCCCCGGTGCGGTGCTCGCGGACGGCTGGCTGATGAGCGCGGACCGGGCCGACGCGGCCGCGGCGGCGCTCGCCGAGGCGGTGGCGCGCCACGCCGCGGCCGCGCCGCTGGACCAGGCGCTCTCGGTCGGCGCGCTGGCCGACGCCGTCGGGCTGCCCTCGCCGGCACTGGTCGAGGCAGTGGTCCGGCCCCCGTTGCGGGTGGAGCGGGGCCGGGTCGTCGCACCGCGCGCCACGACCGGCCTGCCCCCCGCCCTGGAGGCGGCGGTCGACGCCGTCGAGGAGGACCTGCGCGACCAGCCGTTCGCGGCCCCGACCGCCGACCGGCTCGCCGAGCTCGGCCTCGACGCCCGGGCGGTCGCCGCGGCGGTCCGTGCCGGCCGGCTGCTGCGCGTCGCGCCCGGGATCGTGCTGCGGCCCGGGGCGGAGCGGACCGCGGTGGCGTGGCTCGCCGAGCTGGAGCAGCCGTTCACCGCGAGCCAGGCCCGCGGCCGGCTCGGCACCACCCGGCGCGTGGTGCTCCCGCTGCTGGACCACCTCGACCGGTCCGGCCTCACCCGGCGGCTGCCCGACGACCGCCGTACCGTCGTCTGA